One genomic window of Thermoanaerobaculia bacterium includes the following:
- a CDS encoding prepilin-type N-terminal cleavage/methylation domain-containing protein produces MRGIRRSHPAKGETKAARSDRGFTLLELLVVMTIIGILAAIAVPALKNAPQKGREAALREDLFTFRESLDEFHGDKGHYPPDLPTLVTEGYLRKIPIDPITKSADTWQTELEPTPEDEGTSEEPPTPGIMDVHSGSKAKALDGTTYDTW; encoded by the coding sequence ATGAGAGGGATACGTAGGTCGCACCCGGCGAAAGGCGAGACCAAGGCCGCCCGATCGGATCGCGGATTCACCCTGCTCGAGCTGCTCGTCGTGATGACCATCATCGGCATCCTCGCGGCGATCGCGGTGCCGGCGCTCAAGAACGCGCCCCAGAAAGGGCGGGAGGCCGCGCTCCGCGAGGACCTCTTCACGTTCCGCGAGTCGCTCGACGAGTTCCACGGCGACAAGGGGCACTACCCGCCCGATCTCCCGACGCTCGTGACGGAAGGCTACCTGCGGAAGATCCCGATCGACCCGATCACGAAGTCCGCCGACACGTGGCAGACGGAGCTCGAACCCACGCCCGAGGACGAAGGAACGTCGGAGGAGCCGCCGACGCCCGGGATCATGGACGTGCATTCGGGGTCGAAGGCGAAGGCCCTGGACGGCACCACGTACGACACCTGGTAG